The Chaetodon trifascialis isolate fChaTrf1 chromosome 17, fChaTrf1.hap1, whole genome shotgun sequence genome has a segment encoding these proteins:
- the hivep1 gene encoding zinc finger protein 40 isoform X1, with the protein MPRTKQNNPKNLKDKIEEAQKELKDPKGSQKGISESSRRNADNIKGLKRKKVVAENRQDKIPKSPVKKPLQLKTSETTLHRVPSKEATLSCCSSSNSPSHNPSTSPSGKRDPQYAQLDAASPHKGSTSTNTERLKQEETSSRPPSLEPTDGEEGSLITAEVSQPKDSKSHEPSFEGDPYHSSAPLDVLLKAMEPDFSTLAERKNSLQTIGKPAPTLNAQSSGELTMPAVNVGLQAQHSHMQTYYIDKQGNFIGIAAPLQGNGQTSTQVTPMQSSPLATPHFIPVASNPEKPSLHMSFNTGPSTITHAPIPSGTNTLPQSQPPVVHTCQSLSASVPSTIQVPVTPGSNQVQMTTVMNFGAEQVYKDQKPKKPGKYVCEYCNRACAKPSVLLKHIRSHTGERPYPCVTCGFSFKTKSNLYKHKKSHAHAIKLGLIARSESGGGSLSQESDKALGTHSEAEESGDSDEEGSTADLDPDSSQSSVAALSENSLHSAGTTQASHGEADSSAVFESIKPATGQRAHEPRVTAALPKVVVYPVNVSPLRADSPRVTGTAPEQAAAQRQREFQTANLRSSITVLSSLKEVDGTNPSLDTVSEDEDQQCKSPLLGGHAQLQRQQATDFSQQQQIKCLLSPRSLGSTDSGYFSRSESADQAMSPPSPFVKITPPVDIDTAKNILPNVPPVVATVMHVAAEQRSRASEGQMRPPLEVKALSLEERISKLISDNEAVVDNKQLDSVKPRRTSLSRRGSIDSPKSYIFKDSFQFDLKPMGRRSSSSSDIPKSPFTPTDKSKPVFLLSVPSQYPPMDCLPITRSNSMPTTPGHSALPLNVAPLPHPLRICQSFDDKISSLNDDVFSSAPSTPNPAIHSRMLVRQAAVEDFSTSEGHGLPSVRSMDEGYHGPSSSTELMQRSRSFEHHQDRNRKPQQNKGTMYECETCRNRYRKLENFETHKKFYCSELHGPKNKPVTVKETDQDVFHVNILQPLVPRSTSGSGILDQQTSIRKRRKMKSVGDEDDQSPTDTIPPCSVSFELPTAPGSRTFSQHNVIVDIQPKNNQSKLPQIQLVARGINTSDSRLSPIRETQISTSTKGELQRQGSGTSVIRHTNSLSRPNSFETESIDRASPVDSMEKDSQNKLKTDAIANVSADSYHEKISKPKSADHGKHRKEQCTDGIVAAVGENSTPVHQSRLVRQNNIQVPEILVTEEPDREHETQTTEPPDKPADQFSWPQRSESLSKLPAEKLPPKKKRIRLAQMDHSSGESSFESSLSRSLSRDSSLSRCSSISASFDRDEPSRSESPSRGECVTKIAESQGLPTTLNTLGVPGMMRRAASEQITCTQPSVEISCDYRSKSFDCGNVSPSRSLSPMGQSKSGQISQVSQVPLIERRRGPLVRQMSLKIGPESQQPVRKVIPLDKPPITNVSSLTHNRSQQIHIANRRTMAQPFVLHTGESPLQKNEQMVQSINLGSPTLQPQVHGLPHPWHQTSRVQICQKIQQPLSQILVCRENVQNKPADSEEKKCFVPKYQLQCPALRASQTFSFSSTPGTQIALPVLTIPIASPMLSISKSSDVLQNVYVGQPHQKAPEIKTQTVVLSGEQQRDPFDQTQAGAVPLPQILITHEQMQPAPSVSNKNSLSSTHSVDSDTHAVLSAKKDRTQTQAVGTHNHTGEQAPSLGSLHCTQKLASVTLCPQQEPTASSKRMLSPANSLDIYMEKHQKRAKDEHGVACLTDGRSVNYLNSKMSEVTRQRKLTLVRQVCTTEPVDSPIETEAPPLPQVKTDGEKDSQATDDVKPMSPDSTGLEKDTSIIIPEEVAPALHTTPGSQGNSIPANNTLKPQEKPEEQRWTPAKSPIRPSSFHGGQMKLTTSVSMVNTKDSHRLSFPSLKTATTFTWCFLMKRKPLHVPQTDLKTSAYAVWTVNPNNHNPLGLPTKVVMSLFDSKQSSKKIHYTSAIRTSGKSDILSYSGKLKDVMPRVPITKKSTPVETRSKVQPESQTSNESDKDMSSKTEPRRVKIFDGGYKSNEEYVYVRGRGRGKYICEECGIRCKKPSMLRKHIRTHSDVRPYHCVHCNFSFKTKGNLTKHMKSKAHSKKCMEMGVPEGLIEDQDAEDSGDRSHVSSADRQDSDGDDSDGPDDEENDDNEEEEEDSQAESGLSTNPSVSASPQHIPSKEAEVPPSALLAQMSISSVSLPLSQPPAPESHTSDSESVPMMSPVSLSKQISISGSCCNIMPIPYSPPPVAATSDSYTSDTESVHMMSPVSPCRQMSIDYPDFDVPPSPPVPGKGSKLGQDTSSAPPALATSESGIPVDRSTQTSSYASQGPMHFPPQGISQTLGTDTQTHLFSHLPLHSQQPSRSSYSMVPVGGIQLVPAGLAAYSTFVPIQAGPVQLTIPAVSVIHRNTSPLPAPNTPPQQEGLQTQPLVVQEPISSVVPCFPLGQVTGLQAQTIQPVGLETLNLMGLTNTGLASTQLLNQQGLTLNATLGLQVLAANPTTQSSTGPQTHVPGLQIVNIALPAIIPSLSPLSTLSPLPGSSERQGSPEAQPSQGEHGLGSSQSCMSASPPAPLKVTSCPEVTSGSRASPGGSSRTELTQTVVREERDKSPQLHRSPAPESQADSAKESSVEGASDPAPPRPPPVTSWQKAVDDYNEVSSDDEDRLVIAT; encoded by the exons ATAAAATTGAAGAGGCACAGAAAGAGCTTAAAGACCCCAAAGGCTCACAGAAAG GGATATCTGAAAGCAGTCGAAGGAATGCAGATAACATAAAAGgcctgaagaggaaaaaggTTGTTGCAGAGAATCGACAAGACAAAATTCCGAAATCTCCAGTGAAGAAGCCATTACAgttgaaaacatctgaaacGACACTCCACAGAGTACCATCCAAGGAAGCTACACTGTCTTGCTGCTCCTCGTCCAACAGTCCTTCCCACAATCCTTCAACATCACCCAGTGGGAAAAGAGACCCACAATATGCTCAACTGGATGCAGCTTCCCCTCACAAGGGGTCAACTTCCACCAACACTGAAAggctgaaacaggaagagacatCTTCTAGGCCACCATCACTTGAGCCCACTGATGGTGAAGAGGGCTCCTTGATTACTGCTGAAGTGTCTCAGCCCAAAGACAGCAAGAGCCACGAACCCAGCTTTGAAGGAGATCCTTACCACAGCAGTGCTCCACTTGATGTTCTACTTAAGGCCATGGAGCCTGACTTTAGTACACTGGCTGAAAGGAAAAACTCCTTGCAGACCATTGGAAAACCAGCACCCACTCTTAATGCTCAATCTAGTGGTGAATTAACAATGCCAGCTGTCAATGTTGGTCTCCAGGCCCAACATTCCCATATGCAGACTTATTATATTGACAAACAAGGTAACTTTATTGGCATTGCAGCACCACTACAAGGAAATGGGCAGACATCTACACAAGTTACTCCCATGCAGTCCTCTCCACTTGCTACTCCGCATTTTATTCCTGTTGCTTCAAATCCAGAAAAGCCAAGTTTGCACATGAGCTTTAACACTGGACCATCCACTATAACTCATGCACCTATTCCATCAGGCACCAATACTTTGCCACAAAGCCAACCACCAGTTGTGCACACATGCCAGTCCCTCTCAGCAAGTGTTCCCAGCACCATTCAGGTCCCAGTTACACCTGGCAGCAATCAAGTTCAGATGACCACCGTAATGAACTTTGGTGCTGAACAGGTTTACAAGGACCAAAAGCCTAAGAAGCCAGGAAAATATGTTTGTGAATACTGCAACCGGGCATGTGCAAAACCCAGTGTACTGCTCAAACACATCAGGTCTCACACAGGAGAAAGACCATACCCTTGTGTTACTTGTGGCTTCTCATTCAAAACCAAGAGTAACTTGTACAAGCACAAGAAATCACATGCTCATGCCATAAAACTGGGTCTCATTGCACGCTCTGAATCTGGAGGTGGATCGTTATCTCAAGAATCTGACAAAGCCCTTGGTACACACTCAGAGGCGGAAGAGAGTGGGGACAGTGATGAGGAAGGTAGCACTGCAGACTTGGACCCTGACTCATCACAGAGCAGTGTGGCAGCTTTGTCTGAAAATAGTTTACACAGTGCAGGTACAACCCAAGCAAGCCATGGGGAAGCTGACTCATCAGCTGTGTTTGAGTCAATTAAACCAGCCACTGGTCAGAGGGCTCATGAGCCCAGAGTGACAGCTGCCCTTCCAAAAGTTGTTGTATACCCAGTTAATGTCTCTCCTCTGAGGGCAGACAGCCCAAGAGTTACAGGTACAGCACCTGAGCAAGCTGCTGCACAACGGCAACGAGAGTTCCAGACTGCCAATCTGAGATCAAGCATCACAGTCCTGTCTTCTCTTAAAGAGGTGGATGGTACTAATCCCTCACTGGATACTGTGAGTGAAGATGAAGACCAACAGTGCAAGTCGCCACTGTTAGGTGGACATGCTCAGCTTCAGAGGCAACAAGCAACAGACTTTTCTCAACAGCAACAGATTAAGTGTCTACTTAGTCCCCGCAGTTTGGGAAGTACAGATTCTGGCTACTTCTCACGTTCTGAAAGTGCTGACCAGGCCATGAGTCCTCCCAGTCCATTTGTTAAGATAACTCCACCAGTGGACATTGACACGGCCAAGAATATTCTTCCCAATGTCCCTCCTGTGGTTGCCACAGTAATGCATGTAGCAGCTGAACAAAGGTCACGGGCCTCAGAAGGACAGATGCGTCCACCGTTAGAAGTCAAAGCACTGTCTCTCGAAGAACGAATTTCAAAGTTGATATCTGATAATGAGGCAGTAGTTGACAACAAGCAGCTGGACAGTGTAAAGCCAAGGAGGACATCTCTCTCAAGAAGAGGTAGCATAGATTCCCCTAAATCATACATATTTAAAGACTCTTTCCAGTTTGATCTTAAACCAATGGGAAGAAGGTCAAGTTCCAGTTCAGATATCCCCAAGTCCCCATTCACTCCCACAGATAAATCAAAGCCAGTATTTCTTCTCTCTGTACCTTCTCAATACCCGCCAATGGATTGTTTGCCAATAACAAGGAGTAACTCAATGCCTACTACACCAGGACACTCTGCTCTTCCCCTTAATGTTGCGCCCCTTCCCCATCCTTTGCGAATCTGTCAGTCATTTGATGACAAAATTAGTTCACTGAATGATGATGTATTTTCATCAGCTCCATCAACTCCAAATCCAGCAATACATTCTCGTATGTTAGTCAGACAAGCCGCAGTGGAGGACTTTTCCACAAGTGAGGGGCATGGTCTCCCTTCTGTTCGCTCCATGGATGAGGGCTATCATGGTCCAAGTAGTTCCACAGAGCTGATGCAAAGAAGCAGATCTTTTGAGCACCATCAGGACAGGAACAGAAAGCCTCAACAGAATAAAGGCACAATGTATGAGTGTGAAACTTGTCGGAACCGGTACAGAAAGTTAGAGAATTTTGAAACTCATAAGAAATTCTATTGCTCTGAGCTTCATGGTCCAAAAAATAAGCCAGTCACTGTTAAAGAAACTGATCAAGATGTTTTTCACGTTAACATACTGCAGCCCTTAGTCCCTAGATCAACTAGTGGCTCTGGAATACTTGATCAACAGACATCAATtaggaagagaaggaaaatgaaaagtgttgGAGATGAGGATGATCAGTCTCCTACTGACACCATTCCACCTTGTTCAGTTAGTTTCGAGCTACCAACAGCTCCGGGAAGTCGAACTTTTTCTCAGCATAATGTAATAGTAGATATACAGCCCAAAAACAACCAGTCAAAGCTACCTCAGATACAGCTCGTAGCAAGAGGTATTAATACTTCTGATTCCAGACTTTCACCAATACGAGAGACCCAGATCAGCACCTCTACTAAAGGAGAATTGCAGAGACAAGGCAGCGGTACTTCAGTCATTAGACACACCAACTCTCTCAGCAGACCCAATTCATTTGAGACTGAATCTATTGATAGGGCCTCTCCCGTTGATAGTATGGAGAAGGACTCCCAGAACAAGCTCAAAACAGATGCAATAGCAAATGTCTCTGCTGACAGTTACCATGAAAAAATATCCAAACCTAAGAGTGCTGACCATGGAAAACATAGGAAGGAGCAATGCACTGATGGCATAGTAGCAGCAGTTGGTGAAAACTCCACGCCTGTCCATCAGTCTCGTCTGGTTCGCCAAAATAACATCCAAGTTCCTGAGATTCTGGTCACAGAAGAGCCTGACAGAGAGCATGAAACACAGACTACTGAGCCACCAGATAAGCCTGCAGATCAGTTCAGCTGGCCCCAGAGAAGTGAGAGTTTGTCAAAGTTACCAGCAGAGAAACTTCCGCCAAAAAAGAAGAGAATTCGTCTTGCTCAAATGGACCACTCCTCAGGTGAATCCAGTTTTGAGTCCAGCCTCTCGCGAAGCCTCAGCAGGGACAGTAGTCTTTCTCGTTGTTCCAGCATCTCAGCCTCTTTTGACAGAGATGAACCATCTAGGTCAGAGAGTCCTTCTAGAGGGGAGTGTGTCACCAAAATTGCAGAGTCTCAAGGCTTGCCAACCACCCTCAACACCCTTGGTGTGCCTGGAATGATGAGACGTGCTGCATCTGAACAGATCACTTGTACTCAACCCTCTGTTGAGATTTCATGTGACTACCGTAGCAAGTCCTTTGACTGTGGCAATGTATCTCCCAGCAGATCTCTGTCACCTATGGGGCAGTCAAAAAGTGGACAAATCTCCCAAGTTTCCCAGGTGCCACTTAttgaaaggaggagggggccTTTAGTTCGCCAAATGTCTTTAAAAATAGGCCCAGAGAGTCAGCAGCCTGTTCGGAAAGTCATACCTCTTGACAAACCTCCCATTACAAATGTTAGCTCTTTAACTCACAATAGATCCCAGCAGATACACATTGCCAATAGGCGCACCATGGCTCAGCCTTTTGTCCTGCATACTGGAGAATCACCCTTGCAAAAGAATGAACAAATGGTGCAGAGCATTAATTTGGGTAGCCCAACTCTGCAGCCTCAGGTTCATGGCCTTCCGCACCCTTGGCATCAAACATCAAGGGTTCAAATATGCCAAAAGATACAACAGCCACTGAGCCAGATCTTAGTGTGTCGCGAGAATGTCCAAAACAAACCAGCCGActctgaagaaaagaaatgttttgtgcCCAAATACCAACTGCAGTGTCCCGCTCTGAGAGCAAGCCAAACCTTTTCATTCTCCAGCACACCGGGAACTCAGATAGCCTTGCCAGTTTTAACAATACCTATTGCCAGTCCAATGTTGAGCATTTCAAAATCGTCAGATGTACTCCAAAATGTATATGTTGGTCAACCCCATCAAAAGGCCCCTGAGATTAAGACACAGACTGTTGTTCTGTCAGGTGAACAGCAAAGGGACCCATTTGACCAGACCCAAGCAGGTGCTGTACCATTGCCACAGATCCTCATAACTCATGAGCAGATGcaacctgctccctctgtgtccAATAAAAATAGCCTTTCATCCACTCACAGTGTCGATAGTGATACTCATGCTGTACTAAGCGCAAAGAAGGACAGGACTCAAACACAAGCAGTTGGCACTCATAACCATACTGGAGAACAGGCACCTTCTCTTGGGTCTTTACATTGTACACAGAAACTGGCATCAGTAACTCTATGCCCACAGCAGGAACCCACTGCCTCAAGTAAACGAATGCTGTCACCTGCCAACAGCTTGGACATCTACATGGAAAAGCATCAAAAGCGAGCTAAGGATGAGCATGGTGTGGCCTGCCTAACTGATGGCAGGTCTGTGAATTATCTTAATTCCAAGATGTCAGAGGTCACCCGGCAGCGGAAGCTAACACTTGTCAGACAGGTTTGCACAACTGAACCGGTGGACAGTCCCATTGAAACTGAGGCCCCACCTCTGCCACAGGTTAAAACAGATGGGGAGAAGGACTCCCAGGCTACTGATGATGTTAAGCCTATGTCACCTGACAGCACTGGGCTAGAAAAAGACACAAGTATTATTATTCCTGAGGAGGTAGCCCCTGCCCTGCATACTACACCTGGTAGCCAAGGCAACTCCATACCAGCTAATAATACTCTGAAGCCCCAAGAGAAACCTGAGGAACAGAGATGGACTCCTGCCAAATCTCCTATTAGGCCCTCCAGTTTCCATGGTGGTCAGATGAAACTGACCACATCTGTGTCCATGGTTAACACAAAGGATAGTCACCGCCTGTCGTTCCCCAGCCTGAAGACTGCCACCACTTTCACATGGTGTTTCTTGATGAAGCGGAAACCTCTTCATGTTCCACAGACTGACCTAAAGACTTCAGCATATGCTGTCTGGACAGTCAACCCCAACAATCATAACCCACTTGGGTTGCCCACCAAGGTTGTCATGTCTCTGTTTGACTCCAAGCAGAGCTCCAAGAAGATACACTACACATCGGCCATAAGAACTAGTGGAAAATCTGATATCTTGTCTTACTCAGGCAAGCTGAAAGATGTCATGCCAAGG GTGCCAATTACTAAAAAGTCTACACCTGTTGAAACCAGAAGTAAAGTGCAACCAGAAAGTCAGACCAGCAATGAGTCAGACAAGGACATGTCATCTAAAACAGAACCAAGGCGGGTCAAAATATTTGATGGCGG GTACAAATCCAATGAGGAGTATGTTTACGTACGTGGACGTGGTCGCGGTAAATACATCTGTGAGGAATGTGGGATCCGCTGCAAGAAGCCCAGCATGCTGCGCAAACACATCCGTACCCACTCCGATGTACGGCCATACCACTGTGTCCACTGCAACTTTTCCTTTAAGACCAAAG GAAATCTGACCAAGCACATGAAATCCAAGGCCCACAGTAAGAAATGCATGGAGATGGGAGTTCCTGAGGGTCTCATTGAGGATCAGGATGCAGAGGACTCAG GAGACCGCAGTCACGTGAGCAGTGCTGACCGTCAAGATTCAGATGGCGATGACTCCGATGGCCCTGATGATGAGGAGAATGATGAcaacgaggaggaagaggaggacagccaGGCAGAGTCTGGCCTTTCTACTaacccctctgtctctgccagcCCACAGCATATCCCTTCCAAAGAGGCTGAAGTCCCCCCTAGCGCCCTCCTAGCCCAGATGTCAATCAGCTCAGTCTCCTTACCTCTCTCCCAGCCTCCAGCTCCTGAATCCCACACATCAGACTCAGAATCGGTCCCCATGATGAGCCCTGTGTCCCTGAGCAAGCAGATATCCATCTCTGGGTCCTGCTGCAACATAATGCCTATCCCTTactctcctccacctgttgCCGCCACATCAGACTCCTACACCTCAGACACAGAGTCAGTGCACATGATGAGCCCAGTGTCACCATGCAGGCAGATGTCCATCGACTACCCTGACTTTGATGTGCCCCCTAGTCCCCCAGTGCCAGGCAAGGGCTCCAAGCTAGGCCAG GACACCTCCTCTGCCCCTCCCGCTTTGGCAACCAGTGAATCGGGCATACCAGTGGACCGGAGCACTCAGACTTCTTCCTATGCTTCTCAAGGTCCCATGCACTTTCCCCCACAGGGGATATCCCAAACACTAGGCACAGACACCCAGACCCACCTGTTCAGTCACTTGCCCCTGCACTCCCAGCAGCCTTCTCGCTCCTCTTACAGCATGGTCCCAGTTGGGGGGATCCAGCTGGTGCCTGCTGGCCTGGCAGCTTACTCCACCTTCGTACCAATCCAGGCTGGCCCTGTCCAGCTCACCATCCCAGCAGTGAGCGtcatccacagaaacacaagccCATTACCAGCTCCCAACACTCCACCCCAACAAGAGGGCTTACAAACCCAGCCACTTGTGGTTCAGGAACCAATCAGCAGTGTTGTGCCCTGCTTCCCCCTAGGGCAGGTCACTGGCCTGCAGGCTCAAACAATACAGCCAGTAGGTCTGGAGACACTTAACCTCATGGGGCTGACCAACACAGGCCTTGCATCCACCCAGCTGCTGAACCAGCAAGGGCTCACCCTCAACGCCACTCTTGGGCTGCAGGTTTTAGCTGCCAATCCCACCACCCAAAGCAGCACCGGCCCCCAGACACATGTACCAGGTCTGCAGATAGTTAACATCGCCCTGCCTGCCATCATTCCTTCTCTGAGCCCTCTCTCCACCCTTAGTCCTCTCCCTGGATCCTCAGAGAGGCAGGGCAGCCCAGAAGCACAACCATCTCAAGGTGAACATGGGCTTGGTtcttcacagagctgcatgtCTGCTTCACCACCCGCCCCTTTGAAGGTCACCAGCTGTCCAGAAGTGACCTCAGGCAGCAGGGCTAGCcctggaggcagcagcagaacagagctCACACAGACTGTTGTCAGGGAAGAAAGGGATAAATCCCCACAGCTGCATCGATCACCAGCTCCTGAGAGCCAAGCAGACAGTGCTAAGGAGTCATCAGTTGAGGGAGCCAGTGATCCTGCACCTCCAAGACCACCGCCAGTGACCAGCTGGCAGAAGGCAGTTGATGACTATAATGAGGTATCAAGTGATGATGAAGACAGACTGGTCATTGCCACCTGA